In the Bacillus shivajii genome, one interval contains:
- a CDS encoding recombinase family protein produces MTNPIPAAIYARVSTEEQAKEGFSIRAQIEELETYAKNHGMDIVERYIDNGASGKSIAGRQEMTRLLKDIEKGTFKKVIVYKIDRIARNSRDAMEIAERCQQADIGLISLKENFDIANPAGKMMFQMMSNFAEFERNTINDRLKMGMIQRAKQGLHNGGRPLGYNSVNKMLVINEEEAHVVRMIFNYAEQELGYKAIVNRLNDMGYKTKKGKLFSVITIRTILDNPIYIGKIRYNLYEKWTEKKRKGKNDDYILVDGQHEAIIEQSQWDRVQQIRKKRGRRPTQSTEPYLLTGLVKCPVCGTGMTSGKSQGSKGKKYRYYICRLYQTQGKEACKAHSVPAGKVEQHVFDELKRITAEPYVIKKIIKSVNEKRSQAHEPITEELRLMQKKLSKVETQIKNIINELMDDPSLKSIFKPKLEELTTEKESIEAKIEELNEGLEVCDTTPIDDEALYHLLSNFDQVLQSADPEQQKSLFHMIIKEIHVTREAPRNVTRVDLHFDFTIEGLQNEGTGELLHTLNTDFIQPVDNSVWEITDGKKVSEAMSSLNILPLKYVRFIPINPKRSVNLFK; encoded by the coding sequence ATGACTAACCCAATACCAGCTGCAATCTACGCTCGTGTAAGCACAGAAGAACAAGCTAAAGAAGGATTTAGCATCAGAGCACAGATTGAAGAGCTTGAAACTTATGCGAAAAATCATGGAATGGATATTGTCGAAAGATACATCGACAATGGTGCCAGTGGTAAAAGTATCGCTGGACGCCAAGAGATGACTCGCCTTTTGAAAGATATTGAAAAAGGAACATTCAAAAAAGTCATCGTTTATAAGATCGACCGTATTGCACGTAATTCGAGAGATGCTATGGAAATTGCAGAACGGTGTCAACAAGCTGATATAGGATTGATAAGTTTAAAGGAAAACTTCGATATCGCTAATCCTGCAGGGAAAATGATGTTCCAAATGATGAGTAACTTTGCAGAGTTTGAAAGAAATACAATCAATGATCGTCTGAAGATGGGGATGATCCAACGAGCAAAACAAGGGTTACACAATGGTGGTAGACCTCTTGGTTATAATTCTGTCAATAAAATGCTCGTCATTAATGAAGAGGAAGCCCACGTTGTCCGGATGATCTTCAACTACGCTGAACAAGAATTAGGCTACAAAGCAATTGTAAATCGGCTAAATGACATGGGATACAAAACTAAAAAAGGGAAACTCTTCTCTGTTATCACAATAAGAACGATTCTGGATAACCCTATTTACATTGGAAAGATACGTTATAACCTTTATGAAAAATGGACTGAAAAGAAGCGTAAAGGAAAGAACGATGATTACATCCTTGTTGATGGTCAACATGAAGCCATTATCGAACAATCACAATGGGATCGTGTCCAGCAAATTAGAAAAAAGCGTGGTCGCAGACCAACACAGTCGACAGAGCCTTATCTATTAACTGGATTAGTAAAGTGCCCTGTATGCGGTACTGGAATGACTTCAGGAAAATCACAAGGAAGTAAAGGTAAGAAATATCGCTACTATATTTGTCGGCTTTATCAAACTCAAGGAAAAGAAGCTTGTAAAGCTCACTCAGTGCCAGCAGGGAAAGTTGAACAGCACGTATTCGATGAGTTAAAAAGAATTACTGCTGAACCTTACGTTATCAAGAAGATTATTAAAAGTGTAAATGAGAAGCGAAGTCAAGCTCATGAACCTATCACCGAAGAACTAAGGCTCATGCAGAAGAAGCTATCTAAAGTAGAGACACAAATTAAGAATATCATCAACGAATTAATGGATGACCCATCACTAAAGTCGATATTTAAGCCCAAGTTAGAAGAACTCACAACAGAGAAAGAAAGCATTGAAGCAAAAATTGAGGAACTCAATGAAGGGTTAGAAGTTTGCGACACAACACCTATCGATGATGAAGCATTGTATCACCTTTTATCAAATTTTGATCAAGTTTTACAGTCTGCGGATCCAGAACAACAGAAGTCATTGTTTCATATGATCATCAAAGAAATCCATGTAACTAGAGAAGCACCACGGAATGTGACAAGGGTTGATCTGCATTTTGACTTCACAATCGAAGGACTACAAAATGAAGGTACAGGAGAGTTGTTGCACACCCTTAATACAGATTTTATTCAACCAGTGGACAACTCTGTTTGGGAAATTACTGATGGTAAAAAGGTGAGCGAAGCGATGTCTTCGCTTAACATTTTACCCTTGAAGTATGTACGGTTCATTCCTATTAATCCGAAACGCTCGGTAAATCTGTTCAAGTAG
- the rlmH gene encoding 23S rRNA (pseudouridine(1915)-N(3))-methyltransferase RlmH gives MNISIMTVGKLKEKYLKQGIQEYEKRLSSYANVQVVEAPDEKAPENMSEAEVLQVKQKEGERILSKINSDTYVIALAIEGKKWTSERFAKELDQLATYGKSKVAFIIGGSVGLSDDVLKRANLHLSFSDMTFPHQLMRLVLLEQIYRAFRINRNEPYILQG, from the coding sequence GTGAATATCTCGATAATGACAGTAGGGAAATTAAAAGAAAAATATTTAAAACAAGGAATTCAAGAATATGAGAAGCGATTGTCATCCTACGCGAATGTGCAGGTCGTCGAAGCTCCAGATGAGAAGGCACCTGAAAATATGAGCGAAGCAGAAGTACTCCAAGTAAAACAAAAAGAAGGAGAAAGGATTTTAAGTAAAATCAATTCGGATACATATGTGATTGCTCTAGCGATTGAAGGAAAGAAATGGACATCTGAACGCTTTGCAAAAGAACTAGACCAATTAGCTACATATGGCAAAAGTAAAGTCGCTTTTATCATTGGTGGATCAGTTGGATTAAGCGATGACGTATTAAAACGTGCAAACTTACATCTTTCATTTTCTGATATGACGTTTCCACATCAACTTATGCGTCTCGTACTACTTGAACAGATTTACCGAGCGTTTCGGATTAATAGGAATGAACCGTACATACTTCAAGGGTAA
- a CDS encoding CxxH/CxxC protein: MIYSCKEHIDIAIEEAIDENGMPPQLEEVLNDKEFSTVCFMCEEQAKYKVSG, encoded by the coding sequence GTGATATATAGTTGCAAAGAGCATATTGATATAGCGATTGAAGAAGCAATAGATGAAAATGGAATGCCTCCACAATTAGAAGAAGTTTTAAATGATAAAGAGTTTTCCACAGTATGTTTCATGTGTGAAGAACAAGCAAAATACAAAGTAAGTGGATAA
- a CDS encoding S1C family serine protease — MGYYDNQYETTRRKERRSTNRLSLFSFIGAIIGALIVVFSIPILANYGLLPYDVVPKGSDVIDTTSEIVEEQEVTNVQLNMTSEVIDAVDRVSEAVVGVINMRDSSGFFQGNQEGTGSGVIYKVEGDLAFVVTNQHVIQGANEVEVTLADGSRVEAEIVGEDQLTDLAVLTIDAENVTDVAEFGNSDHLRAGEPAIAIGNPLAFEGSVTLGIISAVERSIPVDFSGNGQPDWEAEVLQTDAAINPGNSGGALLNIQGEVIGINSMKIAQQAVEGIGFSIPSAIVLPVIEDLERYGEVQRPQMGVIIRSLNEIPSAYWQGMLGLPEDVKGGVYIEGVQPDTPASNAGLKEGDVIVELEGEAIKDTHDLRRFLYTEKRIGDSMTVRFYRDGELEEVELTLDKQVF; from the coding sequence ATGGGATATTATGATAACCAATATGAAACGACGAGAAGAAAAGAGCGAAGATCAACAAATCGTTTAAGTTTATTTTCATTTATTGGTGCGATTATAGGAGCTCTTATTGTTGTTTTTTCCATTCCTATTTTAGCAAATTACGGCTTACTACCTTATGATGTTGTACCAAAAGGTTCGGATGTAATCGATACAACAAGTGAGATCGTCGAAGAGCAAGAAGTAACAAACGTTCAGTTAAATATGACATCGGAAGTCATTGATGCCGTTGATCGAGTGTCTGAAGCAGTCGTTGGCGTTATTAATATGCGCGACTCCTCAGGGTTCTTCCAAGGGAATCAGGAAGGAACTGGGTCAGGAGTTATCTATAAAGTTGAAGGTGATCTTGCTTTTGTTGTCACGAACCAGCATGTGATTCAAGGAGCAAATGAAGTTGAAGTTACACTTGCAGATGGATCAAGAGTAGAAGCAGAAATTGTTGGTGAAGATCAGCTAACAGACTTAGCGGTTTTAACAATTGATGCAGAAAATGTAACAGATGTCGCTGAATTTGGAAACTCAGATCATTTACGAGCGGGTGAGCCCGCGATTGCAATCGGAAACCCACTAGCATTTGAAGGGTCTGTCACATTAGGAATTATTAGCGCAGTAGAACGAAGCATTCCAGTTGATTTTTCTGGAAATGGGCAACCCGATTGGGAGGCAGAAGTATTACAAACAGACGCTGCAATTAACCCAGGGAATAGTGGCGGAGCATTGTTAAATATTCAAGGTGAAGTCATTGGCATTAACTCGATGAAAATTGCGCAACAAGCGGTAGAAGGAATTGGCTTTTCGATCCCTTCAGCGATCGTATTGCCAGTCATCGAAGATCTCGAACGTTATGGTGAAGTTCAACGTCCACAAATGGGTGTAATCATTCGCTCTTTAAATGAAATTCCAAGTGCGTATTGGCAAGGCATGCTTGGCTTACCTGAAGACGTGAAAGGTGGCGTGTATATAGAAGGTGTACAACCTGATACTCCAGCATCTAATGCGGGTCTTAAAGAAGGCGATGTCATCGTTGAACTTGAGGGAGAAGCAATTAAAGATACGCATGATCTTCGTCGATTCTTATATACAGAAAAACGCATCGGTGACTCGATGACAGTAAGGTTCTATCGAGATGGTGAGTTAGAGGAAGTTGAATTAACGTTAGATAAACAAGTTTTTTAA
- a CDS encoding MBL fold metallo-hydrolase, which produces MSLRLSVLASGSTGNAIYVETDDQKLLIDAGLSGKKIEECFEKVNVSPKDLDGILVTHEHSDHIKGVGILARRYNLPIYANDKTWKAMESKLGTVTLDQKFHFEIGETKAFGQLDVETFGVSHDAAEPMFFTFHHGGRKLSIVTDTGYVSERIKGITKDSNAFVFESNHDMDMLRMGKYPWNIKRRILGDEGHVSNVDAGLALADILTDKPASVYLAHLSLDNNMKDLAKMTVQQTLEEKGFAVGDQVKLYDTDPLKPTPVINV; this is translated from the coding sequence ATGAGTTTACGGTTAAGTGTTTTAGCGAGCGGAAGTACAGGAAATGCAATATATGTAGAAACCGATGATCAAAAGCTATTAATTGATGCTGGCTTAAGTGGAAAGAAAATCGAAGAATGTTTTGAAAAAGTGAATGTGTCGCCAAAAGATTTAGACGGAATTTTAGTCACTCATGAACACAGTGATCACATTAAAGGAGTAGGTATTTTAGCAAGACGTTACAACTTACCAATCTATGCAAATGATAAAACGTGGAAGGCGATGGAAAGTAAGTTAGGAACAGTAACGTTAGATCAGAAATTCCACTTTGAAATTGGTGAGACGAAGGCCTTTGGACAGCTCGATGTAGAAACATTTGGTGTGTCACATGATGCTGCAGAACCGATGTTTTTTACGTTTCACCATGGAGGAAGGAAGTTATCGATTGTTACTGACACCGGTTATGTCAGTGAACGCATAAAAGGGATAACAAAAGACTCAAATGCTTTCGTCTTTGAGTCGAATCACGATATGGATATGTTACGTATGGGCAAATATCCATGGAATATCAAACGAAGAATTCTAGGAGATGAAGGGCACGTTTCCAATGTTGATGCAGGATTAGCCTTAGCAGATATATTAACAGACAAGCCTGCTTCCGTTTATTTAGCACACTTAAGTTTAGATAATAATATGAAAGATTTAGCGAAAATGACTGTACAGCAAACGTTAGAGGAAAAAGGATTTGCTGTTGGTGATCAAGTAAAACTTTATGACACCGATCCGTTAAAACCAACCCCGGTCATAAATGTATAA
- a CDS encoding two-component system regulatory protein YycI, protein MDFSKTKSIFILTFLILNIFLGHQLFEKRTSGDIGALSQSTLQEELNEWNIDVKINDSEETKYGSYITGTLTTFDAEYLQEELDRQTIYVNDYQIIAEMDDPYILADGNLPASVDAFLQQYVINGQEYEFSNYDEEQQIITLHQTYEGRPIDKYSPSRVHLVLYLNDDLEVIAYTQEYMAISPQGREQEMLTPMKAVEALLKEQLIPEGTVIDNARLGYNSEIQPTGEIQVFAPVWQIQVGEETYLVYAIDSVVRRVESE, encoded by the coding sequence ATGGACTTTAGTAAAACGAAATCAATATTTATCTTGACGTTCTTGATATTAAATATTTTCCTCGGCCATCAATTATTTGAGAAAAGAACATCTGGAGATATTGGTGCACTTTCACAATCAACGTTACAAGAAGAGTTAAATGAATGGAATATTGATGTTAAGATCAATGATTCAGAAGAAACGAAATACGGATCGTACATTACAGGTACTTTAACAACTTTCGATGCGGAATATTTACAAGAAGAACTTGATCGCCAAACGATATATGTAAACGATTATCAAATTATTGCTGAGATGGATGATCCATATATATTGGCTGATGGCAATTTACCTGCTAGTGTTGATGCTTTTTTACAGCAATATGTTATTAACGGCCAGGAATATGAGTTTTCCAACTATGATGAGGAACAGCAAATCATTACATTGCATCAAACTTATGAGGGAAGACCGATTGATAAATATAGTCCATCCCGTGTTCATCTTGTTTTATATTTAAATGATGACCTTGAAGTGATAGCCTATACCCAAGAGTATATGGCAATCTCACCTCAAGGTAGAGAGCAAGAAATGCTAACTCCAATGAAGGCAGTTGAAGCGTTACTAAAAGAGCAATTAATTCCAGAAGGCACGGTGATTGACAATGCTAGGTTGGGTTATAATAGCGAAATTCAACCAACAGGAGAAATACAAGTGTTTGCACCTGTTTGGCAAATACAAGTAGGTGAAGAAACCTATCTTGTCTATGCGATCGATTCAGTCGTGCGACGTGTGGAGAGTGAATAA
- a CDS encoding YycH family regulatory protein: MIEHIKSVILWVLVLTSVVLTWQIWTYQPEYDIRTDVEYFESTEIGEERSANDLLIPHQVIVHEDGDIFWVKPYQDAYQIMMEELDDLSIPMLRTGDSRRVPSMLSNYQGINVEIVFKEPMQGQWMHRLFDLEDEHFPLETVDRILFFENQESTNAEVSVRFISLDEANNVQADTDMSLNRLQTIYEAKREQFVPVTKQIFTNNHNQLYQDVKYLPSEDFVMNTYTYLSKNLDENDFISALFSDPEFVKSYPQGNETVYTDGNRMMSIIGNGLILDFAHPSTGITQMDGPTETSILRASLDFVNAHKGWTDHYVIDSWRETSGHDYIQFRLNIQGLPILGSNINREGFYTMKVTRSGNQIIEYKRSLFELNEEDFEIETSISLPHFEDVWSYIEASEALNESLIEDIKIGHYMNRQGSLVYLTPAWFIKERGSWHQVDLDAGNIQQGIPNREVE, encoded by the coding sequence ATGATTGAACATATTAAATCCGTCATTCTATGGGTTCTTGTCCTTACAAGTGTCGTATTAACATGGCAGATTTGGACGTATCAGCCTGAATACGACATTAGAACAGACGTGGAGTACTTTGAGTCAACAGAAATAGGTGAGGAACGCTCAGCTAATGATTTACTCATCCCCCATCAAGTGATCGTTCATGAAGATGGAGATATTTTTTGGGTTAAGCCGTATCAAGATGCTTATCAAATAATGATGGAAGAACTTGATGACCTATCAATACCTATGCTTCGAACAGGAGATAGTCGTAGGGTTCCTTCAATGCTTAGTAATTATCAAGGGATAAATGTTGAGATAGTGTTTAAAGAACCAATGCAAGGCCAATGGATGCATCGATTGTTTGATTTAGAGGACGAGCATTTTCCATTGGAAACAGTCGACCGAATTCTTTTCTTTGAAAATCAAGAGTCGACAAACGCTGAAGTTTCAGTGCGTTTCATTTCATTAGATGAAGCAAATAATGTCCAAGCAGATACGGATATGTCATTAAATAGATTACAAACAATTTATGAAGCTAAGAGAGAACAGTTCGTTCCGGTAACGAAGCAAATTTTCACAAACAATCATAACCAGCTTTATCAAGATGTGAAATATTTGCCTAGTGAAGATTTTGTTATGAATACGTACACGTATTTGTCAAAGAACCTTGATGAAAATGACTTCATTTCAGCTTTATTTTCAGATCCGGAATTTGTTAAAAGCTACCCACAAGGTAACGAAACTGTCTATACAGATGGAAACAGAATGATGAGTATCATCGGTAACGGTCTTATACTGGACTTCGCGCATCCATCAACAGGAATTACCCAGATGGACGGTCCAACAGAAACATCGATTTTAAGAGCGAGTTTAGATTTTGTAAATGCTCATAAAGGGTGGACAGATCATTATGTAATTGACAGCTGGCGAGAGACATCAGGTCATGATTATATTCAATTTCGTTTAAATATCCAAGGTTTGCCGATATTAGGGTCAAACATTAATCGAGAAGGTTTCTATACCATGAAAGTAACAAGATCGGGAAACCAGATTATAGAATATAAGCGCTCATTATTTGAACTAAATGAAGAGGACTTTGAGATAGAAACGAGTATCTCCTTACCACATTTTGAAGACGTATGGAGTTATATTGAGGCAAGTGAGGCATTAAACGAGTCGCTGATTGAAGATATAAAGATCGGTCACTATATGAATCGTCAAGGTTCATTAGTTTACTTGACTCCAGCGTGGTTTATAAAAGAAAGAGGTAGCTGGCACCAAGTGGATTTAGATGCAGGAAATATTCAGCAAGGTATTCCTAATCGTGAGGTTGAATAG
- the walK gene encoding cell wall metabolism sensor histidine kinase WalK: MKNIRFYKSIHVKIVVIYVLLIMVAMQVIGVYFTGQLEGKLIANFEERLDEHTRLLAYNVEQEWTRDVEDEERDLQWEISTLLTDLYNIGDTDVQVIDSNNTVIAASPGVRSTVGQRTTEVRVKRALTGNRAEDTLLHPETHHRIRVLAEPIESDNEIIGALYIEASMEDIYDQMQDINQILMTGTVMALTITALLGIVLSRTITRPIVDMKRQAVVMGRGDFSRSVKVYGDDEIGQLADAFNELTNKLQDAHATTEGERRKLSSVLTHMTDGVIATNKYGNIILMNRRAEEMLDEKQEEVLDSEILKVLNLDKFMKLDDLYQIQDPILLDFDNDEEEVILEANFSVIEKEDGKKNGLIAVLHDVTEQERIEEERREFVANVSHELRTPLTSMKSYLEALADGAIEDKEVAPRFINVTQNETERMIRLVNDLLQLSKMDSKDFHMNIISFEVSSFVEQIIDRFEMTTKNESIVFKRKIRSRDVYVKGDRDKLTQVMDNIVSNAVKYSPQGGVITCMLKTENGRVIISIKDEGVGIPKENIPHVFDRFYRVDKARSRNLGGTGLGLAIAKEIVHTHGGAIWISSDWGKGTIISFSLPLDEEAVDNT; the protein is encoded by the coding sequence ATGAAAAATATTCGCTTCTACAAATCAATACATGTAAAGATTGTCGTTATTTATGTGTTATTGATAATGGTTGCTATGCAAGTGATTGGTGTATATTTTACTGGTCAACTAGAAGGGAAACTGATTGCTAATTTTGAAGAGCGTCTTGATGAACATACGAGATTACTTGCTTATAATGTAGAGCAAGAGTGGACAAGAGATGTTGAAGATGAAGAACGAGACTTACAGTGGGAAATCTCAACTTTGTTAACAGATTTATATAACATCGGGGATACAGATGTTCAAGTCATTGATAGCAATAATACCGTCATTGCTGCAAGTCCAGGAGTTCGTTCTACAGTAGGTCAAAGAACAACGGAAGTGCGGGTGAAAAGAGCACTAACTGGAAACCGAGCAGAAGATACATTGCTACATCCAGAGACACATCATAGAATTAGAGTGCTTGCTGAACCGATTGAGTCTGATAATGAAATTATTGGAGCTTTATATATTGAAGCATCTATGGAAGATATTTATGACCAGATGCAAGATATTAACCAAATTTTAATGACAGGAACTGTGATGGCTCTAACGATTACAGCTCTGTTAGGTATTGTATTATCTCGTACAATTACTCGTCCGATTGTTGATATGAAGCGTCAAGCGGTCGTGATGGGTAGAGGAGATTTTTCTCGCAGTGTAAAAGTTTATGGAGACGATGAAATTGGTCAGTTAGCAGATGCCTTTAATGAACTAACGAATAAACTTCAGGACGCACATGCAACCACTGAAGGTGAACGACGTAAACTTTCATCTGTTCTTACACATATGACAGATGGAGTTATTGCAACAAATAAGTATGGAAATATCATTTTAATGAACCGCCGAGCGGAAGAAATGCTTGATGAAAAACAAGAAGAAGTTCTCGATTCGGAGATTTTAAAAGTGCTTAATTTAGATAAGTTCATGAAGTTAGATGACTTATATCAAATTCAAGATCCTATTTTATTAGACTTCGATAATGATGAGGAAGAGGTTATTTTAGAAGCGAACTTTTCAGTAATTGAAAAGGAAGATGGAAAGAAAAATGGTTTAATTGCCGTTTTACATGATGTTACAGAGCAAGAAAGAATTGAAGAGGAACGACGCGAATTTGTTGCCAATGTTTCTCACGAATTAAGAACACCTCTTACATCAATGAAGAGTTATTTAGAAGCATTAGCTGATGGGGCAATTGAAGATAAAGAAGTTGCACCTCGCTTTATTAATGTTACGCAAAATGAAACAGAAAGAATGATTCGGTTAGTTAATGATTTGTTACAGTTATCGAAAATGGATAGTAAGGACTTCCATATGAACATTATTTCATTTGAAGTATCATCGTTTGTTGAGCAAATCATCGATCGATTTGAAATGACAACAAAAAACGAATCAATTGTATTTAAACGAAAGATTCGTTCGAGAGATGTTTATGTAAAAGGAGATCGAGATAAATTAACACAAGTAATGGACAATATTGTCTCTAACGCAGTCAAATATTCTCCTCAAGGTGGAGTGATTACTTGCATGTTAAAAACGGAAAACGGTCGAGTCATCATTAGTATTAAAGATGAAGGTGTTGGGATTCCAAAAGAAAATATTCCACATGTATTTGATCGTTTTTATAGGGTAGATAAAGCAAGGTCCCGTAATTTAGGTGGGACAGGATTAGGCTTAGCTATTGCAAAGGAAATTGTTCATACACATGGAGGCGCGATTTGGATTAGTAGTGATTGGGGGAAGGGAACCATCATTTCCTTTAGTCTCCCGTTAGATGAAGAGGCGGTGGACAATACATGA
- the yycF gene encoding response regulator YycF, which translates to MDKQKILVVDDEQPIADILKFGLEKDGFDVIVAYDGSEAIEKVKEHVPDLILLDIMLPFKDGMEVCREVRKTYDMPIIMLTAKDSEIDKVLGLELGADDYVTKPFSTRELVARVKANLRRNQRSNEPEQDKKELQIGALLIQPDAYLVTKRGDPIELTHREFELIYYLAKHLGQVMTREHLLQAVWGYDYFGDVRTVDVTVRRLREKVEDNPSHPTYIVTRRGVGYYLRNADQEN; encoded by the coding sequence ATGGATAAGCAAAAAATCTTAGTCGTAGATGATGAGCAGCCAATTGCAGATATTTTAAAATTTGGATTAGAAAAGGACGGGTTTGACGTCATCGTCGCATATGATGGAAGTGAAGCGATTGAAAAGGTTAAAGAACACGTACCCGACCTAATTTTATTAGACATTATGCTTCCTTTTAAAGATGGGATGGAAGTATGCAGAGAAGTACGGAAAACATATGATATGCCAATTATCATGCTTACAGCAAAGGATTCTGAAATAGATAAAGTCTTAGGGTTAGAACTAGGAGCCGATGATTATGTTACAAAACCGTTTAGCACGAGGGAACTAGTCGCTCGGGTAAAAGCAAACTTACGTCGTAATCAACGATCAAATGAACCTGAACAAGATAAAAAAGAACTACAAATTGGTGCACTGCTAATTCAGCCAGATGCCTACCTTGTAACAAAGCGTGGGGATCCTATCGAGTTAACGCATCGTGAATTTGAATTGATCTATTATTTAGCGAAACACCTTGGCCAAGTGATGACACGTGAACATTTGCTTCAAGCAGTATGGGGGTATGACTATTTTGGTGATGTAAGAACGGTTGATGTTACAGTGCGCCGTTTGCGTGAAAAGGTAGAAGATAATCCGAGCCATCCAACGTATATCGTAACTCGTAGAGGAGTTGGGTACTACTTAAGGAATGCCGATCAGGAGAATTAA
- a CDS encoding peptidoglycan DD-metalloendopeptidase family protein yields MVFTNKPFFSLRGFTIFALIFCLFFVSFSKLTSADTTTSEEDTTQGFQMIYHVYYGDNRIGIVDDKQIIEDFKENHIETASTKYEDINLTFENEITYIPEQVFMTRALNDLTVDLLEAEVNIHAKAHLLTIGDEEVGHVSYETNMDDFLRSFILEYVPEEELEAYEGKEEDEELSLEVGDSKIINIDFTDDIEWKVSSAYPEDILTEKDAFKKIQQGTLEEELYTVDKGDVLGTIAADHDLTTSELLSLNPDITEDSLLQIGDKINVTVLRPMSDVIIEKVGKVEEEIPYKTETKEDSALWQGETEVRQQGEEGKKIIEYTVTYENGQTINRETTSEEVISEPKNRVVVNGTKTSPSRGTGQLGWPAVGGYISSYQGTRWGRFHRGIDIARPSNYNILAADNGTVSSAGWENGYGNTIRINHNNGLETMYAHLERIDVNVGQTVGKGQVIGRMGSTGNSTGIHLHFEVYQNGQLKDPMDFLNY; encoded by the coding sequence ATGGTATTTACAAATAAACCATTCTTTTCGTTACGAGGCTTTACCATTTTTGCATTAATTTTTTGTTTATTTTTTGTATCATTTTCAAAGTTGACTAGTGCGGATACGACTACATCAGAAGAAGATACTACCCAAGGTTTTCAAATGATTTACCACGTTTATTATGGAGATAATAGAATTGGTATTGTTGATGACAAACAAATTATTGAAGATTTTAAAGAGAACCATATTGAAACTGCTTCCACAAAATATGAAGATATAAACTTAACTTTTGAAAATGAGATTACATATATTCCAGAACAAGTATTCATGACCCGAGCATTAAATGATTTGACAGTCGACTTATTAGAAGCTGAAGTAAATATTCATGCAAAGGCTCATTTATTAACGATTGGTGATGAAGAAGTAGGACATGTTTCATATGAAACAAACATGGATGACTTTCTACGTTCCTTTATATTAGAATATGTACCTGAAGAAGAATTAGAAGCTTATGAAGGAAAAGAAGAAGATGAGGAACTTTCTCTTGAAGTAGGCGATTCGAAAATTATAAATATAGATTTTACAGATGACATTGAGTGGAAGGTATCTTCGGCGTATCCAGAGGACATTTTGACAGAAAAAGATGCGTTTAAGAAAATTCAACAAGGCACGCTAGAAGAAGAATTATATACAGTAGATAAAGGTGATGTACTCGGTACAATTGCAGCAGATCACGATTTAACGACAAGTGAACTTCTTTCATTAAATCCAGATATTACAGAAGACTCTTTACTTCAAATTGGTGATAAAATCAATGTGACTGTTTTAAGGCCAATGTCCGATGTGATAATTGAAAAGGTTGGCAAAGTAGAAGAAGAAATTCCATATAAGACAGAAACAAAGGAAGATAGTGCCCTTTGGCAAGGTGAAACTGAAGTAAGACAGCAAGGTGAAGAAGGCAAGAAAATCATTGAATATACAGTTACCTATGAAAACGGACAAACGATAAATAGGGAAACAACCTCTGAGGAAGTCATTTCTGAACCGAAAAATAGAGTTGTTGTTAATGGGACAAAGACCTCTCCATCACGAGGTACAGGGCAACTAGGTTGGCCTGCTGTTGGTGGATATATCTCGAGTTACCAAGGAACGCGTTGGGGAAGGTTTCATCGGGGAATTGATATTGCCCGCCCGTCAAACTATAATATACTAGCTGCTGATAATGGAACTGTATCATCAGCTGGTTGGGAAAATGGATATGGTAATACAATTCGCATCAATCATAATAATGGATTAGAAACAATGTATGCTCATTTAGAAAGAATTGATGTTAATGTTGGTCAAACAGTGGGAAAAGGACAAGTGATTGGGCGTATGGGATCAACAGGAAACTCTACTGGTATACATTTACACTTTGAAGTATACCAAAATGGCCAATTAAAAGATCCAATGGACTTCTTGAATTATTAA